A stretch of Mus caroli chromosome 5, CAROLI_EIJ_v1.1, whole genome shotgun sequence DNA encodes these proteins:
- the Tpcn1 gene encoding two pore calcium channel protein 1 isoform X1, protein MAVSLDDDVPLILTLDEAESAPLPPSNSLGQEQLPSKNGGSHSVHNSQVPSLVSRADSPHSSPTGHNWEMNYQEAAIYLQEGQNNDKFFTHPKDARALAAYLFVHNHFFYMMELLTALLLLLLSLCESPAVPVLKLHTYVHATLELFALMVVVFELCMKLRWLGFYTFVRHKRTMVKTSVLVVQFIEAIVVLVRQTSHVRVTRALRCIFLVDCRYCGGVRRNLRQIFQSLPPFMDILLLLLFFMIIFAILGFYLFSTNPSDPYFSTLENSIVNLFVLLTTANFPDVMMPSYSRNPWSCVFFIVYLSIELYFIMNLLLAVVFDTFNDIEKHKFKSLLLHKRTAIQHAYGLLANQRRPTGISYRQFEGLMRFYKPRMSARERFLTFKALNQSNTPLLSLKDFYDIYEVAALQWKTKKNRQHWFDELPRTAFLIFKGINILVNSKAFQYFMYLVVAVNGVWILVETFMLKGGNFTSKHVPWSYLVFLTIYGVELFMKVAGLGPVEYLSSGWNLFDFSVTAFAFLGLLALTLNMEPFYFIVVLRPLQLLRLFKLKKRYRNVLDTMFELLPRMASLGLTLLTFYYSFAIVGMEFFNGRLTPNCCNTSTVADAYRFINHTVGNKTKVEEGYYYLNNFDNILNSFVTLFELTVVNNWYIIMEGVTSQTSHWSRLYFMTFYIVTMVVMTIIVAFILEAFVFRMNYSRKSQDSEVDGGIVIEKEMSKEELMAVLELYREERGTSSDVTRLLDTLSQMEKYQQNSMVFLGRRSRTKSDLSLKMYQEEIQEWYEEHAREQEQQKLRGSVSGPAAQQPPGSRQRSQTVT, encoded by the exons ATGGAGGCAGCCACAGCGTCCACAACTCCCAGGTCCCCAGTCTGGTCTCCAGAgcggacagcccccactccagtccCACCGGACACAACTGGGAGATGAATTATCAAGAGGCGGCAATCTACCTCCAG GAAGGTCAGAACAACGACAAGTTCTTCACCCACCCCAAGGATGCCAGAGCGCTGGCGGCCTACCTCTTCGTCCACAACCACTTCTTCTACATGATGGAGCTGCTCACggccctgctcctgctgctgctgtcgcTGTGCGAGTCCCCCGCTGTCCCCGTGCTCAAGCTGCACACTTAC GTCCACGCCACGCTGGAACTCTTTGCCCTCATGGTGGTGGTATTTGAACTCTGCATGAAATTGCGGTGGCTGGGCTTCTACACGTTCGTCCGGCACAAACGCACCATGGTCAAG ACGTCCGTCCTCGTGGTGCAGTTCATCGAGGCCATTGTGGTGCTGGTTCGGCAGACGTCCCACGTGCGGGTGACCCGGGCACTACGCTGTATTTTCCTGGTGGACTGTCGCTACTGTGGCGGTGTGCGGCG CAACCTGCGGCAGATCTTCCAGTCTCTGCCACCCTTCATGGACATCCTCCTGTTGCTGCTCTTCTTTATGATCATCTTCGCCATCCTCG GTTTCTACTTATTCTCCACGAACCCTTCCGACCCC TACTTCAGCACCCTGGAGAACAGCATCGTCAACCTGTTTGTTCTCCTGACCACAGCCAA CTTTCCAGACGTCATGATGCCCTCCTACTCCCGGAACCCCTGGTCCTGTGTCTTCTTCATTGTATACCTCTCCATTGAGCTGTACTTCATCATGAACCTG CTCCTGGCTGTGGTGTTCGACACCTTCAACGACATTGAAAAGCACAAGTTCAAGTCTTTGCTGCTGCACAAACGGACCGCCATCCAGCATGCTTACGGCCTGCTTGCCAACCAACGG AGGCCGACTGGCATCTCCTACAGGCAGTTCGAAGGCTTAATGCGCTTCTACAAACCCCGGATGAGTGCAAGAGAACGCTTCCTGACTTTCAAGGCCTTAAACCAGAGCAACACGCCTCTGCTCAG CCTGAAGGACTTCTATGATATTTACGAAGTCGCTGCTCTGCAGTGGAAG ACAAAGAAGAACAGACAGCATTGGTTTGATGAGCTTCCCCGGACAGCCTTCCTCATCTTCAAAG GGATTAACATCCTTGTGAATTCCAAGGCCTTCCAGTATTTCATGT ACTTGGTGGTGGCTGTCAATGGTGTCTGGATCCTGGTGGAGACATTCATGTTGAAAG GCGGGAATTTCACCTCGAAGCATGTGCCCTGGAGTTACCTTGTGTTTCTTACCA TCTATGGAGTTGAACTGTTCATGAAGGTGGCTGGCCTGGGCCCTGTGGAGTACCTGTCCTCTGGATGGAACCT GTTCGATTTCTCGGTCACAGCATTCGCCTTCCTGGGACTGCTTGCACTGACGCTCAACATGGAACCCTTCTATTTCATTGTGGTCCTGCGTCCCCTTCAGCTGCTGAG GTTATTTAAACTGAAGAAACGCTACCGCAACGTGTTGGACACCATGTTCGAGCTGCTGCCGCGGATGGCCAG ccttgGCCTTACGCTGCTCACCTTCTACTATTCCTTCGCCATCGTGGGCATGGAGTTCTTCAACGGGCGGCTGACCCCCAACTGCTGCAA CACCAGCACGGTGGCCGATGCCTACCGGTTCATCAACCACACTGTGGGCAATAAGACCAaggtagaggaaggctactaCTATCTCAACAACTTTGACAACATCCTCAACAGCTTTG TGACCTTGTTTGAGCTCACCGTTGTCAACAATTGGTACATCATCATG GAAGGCGTCACCTCGCAGACGTCCCACTGGAGCCGCCTGTACTTCATGACCTTTTACATAGTGACCATG GTGGTGATGACCATTATTGTGGCCTTCATCCTGGAGGCCTTCGTCTTCCGCATGAACTACAGCCGCAAGAGCCAGGACTCGGAAG TGGACGGTGGCATCGTCATCGAGAAGGAAATGTCCAAGGAGGAGCTTATGGCCGTTCTGGAGCTTTATCGTGAGGAGCGAGGCACCTCCTCTGACGTGACCCGGCTACTGGACACCCTCTCTCAGATGGAGAAATACCAG CAAAATTCCATGGTGTTTCTGGGACGGCGATCGAGAACCAAAAGTGACCTGAGTCTGAAGATGTACCAGGAGGAGATCCAG GAGTGGTACGAGGAGCATGCCCGGGAACAGGAGCAGCAGAAGCTCAGGGGCAGCGTGTCCGGCCCCGCAGCCCAGCAGCCCCCTGGCAGTCGCCAGCGCTCCCAGACCGTCACCTAG
- the Tpcn1 gene encoding two pore calcium channel protein 1 isoform X2, with product MAVSLDDDVPLILTLDEAESAPLPPSNSLGQEQLPSKNGGSHSVHNSQVPSLVSRADSPHSSPTGHNWEMNYQEAAIYLQEGQNNDKFFTHPKDARALAAYLFVHNHFFYMMELLTALLLLLLSLCESPAVPVLKLHTYVHATLELFALMVVVFELCMKLRWLGFYTFVRHKRTMVKTSVLVVQFIEAIVVLVRQTSHVRVTRALRCIFLVDCRYCGGVRRNLRQIFQSLPPFMDILLLLLFFMIIFAILGFYLFSTNPSDPYFSTLENSIVNLFVLLTTANFPDVMMPSYSRNPWSCVFFIVYLSIELYFIMNLLLAVVFDTFNDIEKHKFKSLLLHKRTAIQHAYGLLANQRRPTGISYRQFEGLMRFYKPRMSARERFLTFKALNQSNTPLLSLKDFYDIYEVAALQWKTKKNRQHWFDELPRTAFLIFKGINILVNSKAFQYFMYLVVAVNGVWILVETFMLKGGNFTSKHVPWSYLVFLTIYGVELFMKVAGLGPVEYLSSGWNLFDFSVTAFAFLGLLALTLNMEPFYFIVVLRPLQLLRLFKLKKRYRNVLDTMFELLPRMASLGLTLLTFYYSFAIVGMEFFNGRLTPNCCNTSTVADAYRFINHTVGNKTKVEEGYYYLNNFDNILNSFVTLFELTVVNNWYIIMEGVTSQTSHWSRLYFMTFYIVTMVVMTIIVAFILEAFVFRMNYSRKSQDSEVDGGIVIEKEMSKEELMAVLELYREERGTSSDVTRLLDTLSQMEKYQEWYEEHAREQEQQKLRGSVSGPAAQQPPGSRQRSQTVT from the exons ATGGAGGCAGCCACAGCGTCCACAACTCCCAGGTCCCCAGTCTGGTCTCCAGAgcggacagcccccactccagtccCACCGGACACAACTGGGAGATGAATTATCAAGAGGCGGCAATCTACCTCCAG GAAGGTCAGAACAACGACAAGTTCTTCACCCACCCCAAGGATGCCAGAGCGCTGGCGGCCTACCTCTTCGTCCACAACCACTTCTTCTACATGATGGAGCTGCTCACggccctgctcctgctgctgctgtcgcTGTGCGAGTCCCCCGCTGTCCCCGTGCTCAAGCTGCACACTTAC GTCCACGCCACGCTGGAACTCTTTGCCCTCATGGTGGTGGTATTTGAACTCTGCATGAAATTGCGGTGGCTGGGCTTCTACACGTTCGTCCGGCACAAACGCACCATGGTCAAG ACGTCCGTCCTCGTGGTGCAGTTCATCGAGGCCATTGTGGTGCTGGTTCGGCAGACGTCCCACGTGCGGGTGACCCGGGCACTACGCTGTATTTTCCTGGTGGACTGTCGCTACTGTGGCGGTGTGCGGCG CAACCTGCGGCAGATCTTCCAGTCTCTGCCACCCTTCATGGACATCCTCCTGTTGCTGCTCTTCTTTATGATCATCTTCGCCATCCTCG GTTTCTACTTATTCTCCACGAACCCTTCCGACCCC TACTTCAGCACCCTGGAGAACAGCATCGTCAACCTGTTTGTTCTCCTGACCACAGCCAA CTTTCCAGACGTCATGATGCCCTCCTACTCCCGGAACCCCTGGTCCTGTGTCTTCTTCATTGTATACCTCTCCATTGAGCTGTACTTCATCATGAACCTG CTCCTGGCTGTGGTGTTCGACACCTTCAACGACATTGAAAAGCACAAGTTCAAGTCTTTGCTGCTGCACAAACGGACCGCCATCCAGCATGCTTACGGCCTGCTTGCCAACCAACGG AGGCCGACTGGCATCTCCTACAGGCAGTTCGAAGGCTTAATGCGCTTCTACAAACCCCGGATGAGTGCAAGAGAACGCTTCCTGACTTTCAAGGCCTTAAACCAGAGCAACACGCCTCTGCTCAG CCTGAAGGACTTCTATGATATTTACGAAGTCGCTGCTCTGCAGTGGAAG ACAAAGAAGAACAGACAGCATTGGTTTGATGAGCTTCCCCGGACAGCCTTCCTCATCTTCAAAG GGATTAACATCCTTGTGAATTCCAAGGCCTTCCAGTATTTCATGT ACTTGGTGGTGGCTGTCAATGGTGTCTGGATCCTGGTGGAGACATTCATGTTGAAAG GCGGGAATTTCACCTCGAAGCATGTGCCCTGGAGTTACCTTGTGTTTCTTACCA TCTATGGAGTTGAACTGTTCATGAAGGTGGCTGGCCTGGGCCCTGTGGAGTACCTGTCCTCTGGATGGAACCT GTTCGATTTCTCGGTCACAGCATTCGCCTTCCTGGGACTGCTTGCACTGACGCTCAACATGGAACCCTTCTATTTCATTGTGGTCCTGCGTCCCCTTCAGCTGCTGAG GTTATTTAAACTGAAGAAACGCTACCGCAACGTGTTGGACACCATGTTCGAGCTGCTGCCGCGGATGGCCAG ccttgGCCTTACGCTGCTCACCTTCTACTATTCCTTCGCCATCGTGGGCATGGAGTTCTTCAACGGGCGGCTGACCCCCAACTGCTGCAA CACCAGCACGGTGGCCGATGCCTACCGGTTCATCAACCACACTGTGGGCAATAAGACCAaggtagaggaaggctactaCTATCTCAACAACTTTGACAACATCCTCAACAGCTTTG TGACCTTGTTTGAGCTCACCGTTGTCAACAATTGGTACATCATCATG GAAGGCGTCACCTCGCAGACGTCCCACTGGAGCCGCCTGTACTTCATGACCTTTTACATAGTGACCATG GTGGTGATGACCATTATTGTGGCCTTCATCCTGGAGGCCTTCGTCTTCCGCATGAACTACAGCCGCAAGAGCCAGGACTCGGAAG TGGACGGTGGCATCGTCATCGAGAAGGAAATGTCCAAGGAGGAGCTTATGGCCGTTCTGGAGCTTTATCGTGAGGAGCGAGGCACCTCCTCTGACGTGACCCGGCTACTGGACACCCTCTCTCAGATGGAGAAATACCAG GAGTGGTACGAGGAGCATGCCCGGGAACAGGAGCAGCAGAAGCTCAGGGGCAGCGTGTCCGGCCCCGCAGCCCAGCAGCCCCCTGGCAGTCGCCAGCGCTCCCAGACCGTCACCTAG